From Candidatus Bathyarchaeota archaeon, the proteins below share one genomic window:
- a CDS encoding zinc-dependent dehydrogenase — MKAITYYSLDNILIEDTSIPKIGAQEALVEMKACGVCGSDLMEWYLKTRVPLVLGHEPSGVIAKVGSKVEGFEAGDRVFTHHHVACLTCHYCRRGAYTLCEQFAKTHLDPGGFAEYFKVPAPNLQVDTVKIPHELSFEEATLIEPVGCCIRALNKCGIQASDSAVVVGAGPSGIIFAMLLRIFGASQVIATDFVDYRLKAAKRLGADLTVNPEAESLMDVVKKATDGHGADVVVVTAPNVNAYLAGIELCRKGGTLCIFAPTQPEDFMRLSLNKLFFSEIKLVPSYSTSHIETRIALKLIQTKRIDAKKLITHRFPLSKTAEAFQIAARSKECIKVVVLNER; from the coding sequence ATGAAAGCCATCACGTACTACAGCCTCGACAACATACTAATCGAAGACACATCCATACCCAAAATTGGCGCCCAAGAAGCTCTAGTAGAGATGAAGGCATGCGGAGTATGCGGCTCCGACCTGATGGAATGGTACCTAAAAACACGTGTACCCCTAGTGCTCGGACACGAGCCATCAGGCGTAATAGCTAAAGTTGGCAGCAAGGTAGAAGGATTCGAGGCAGGTGACAGAGTTTTCACCCACCACCATGTCGCATGTTTAACCTGCCACTACTGCAGACGCGGAGCTTACACCTTATGCGAACAGTTCGCTAAAACTCATCTGGACCCAGGTGGCTTCGCGGAATACTTCAAAGTCCCAGCGCCAAACCTTCAAGTAGACACGGTAAAAATCCCCCACGAACTCTCCTTCGAAGAAGCAACCCTCATCGAACCAGTGGGATGTTGTATACGTGCCCTAAATAAATGTGGCATCCAAGCGTCAGATTCGGCTGTAGTTGTGGGAGCTGGACCTTCAGGAATCATTTTTGCGATGCTCCTACGAATTTTCGGTGCAAGCCAAGTTATAGCTACGGATTTTGTCGATTATAGACTGAAGGCAGCTAAGCGTTTAGGTGCAGATTTAACGGTCAACCCGGAAGCCGAAAGCCTTATGGATGTAGTCAAGAAAGCGACTGACGGACATGGCGCAGATGTAGTAGTTGTCACTGCACCTAACGTCAATGCCTATCTTGCCGGGATAGAACTGTGCCGCAAAGGAGGAACGCTATGCATTTTTGCGCCCACACAGCCAGAAGATTTTATGCGGTTAAGTCTGAACAAACTGTTCTTCTCCGAAATTAAGCTGGTGCCATCTTACTCAACATCACACATAGAGACCAGAATCGCCCTAAAACTCATTCAAACAAAAAGAATCGACGCAAAAAAGCTAATAACACATAGATTTCCGTTAAGCAAAACCGCAGAGGCGTTTCAAATAGCAGCTAGAAGCAAAGAATGCATAAAAGTTGTGGTGTTGAATGAGCGGTGA
- a CDS encoding zinc-binding dehydrogenase, giving the protein MSGEKMKAAMLFGVKDLRVEDVERPKIGAGEVLVKIETATTCGTDLKIFQRGYVEKVITLPTIFGHEWAGNVVEISEGVTWPKEGMRIRAGNSAPCLRCKMCQKGRYNLCEDMLWLWGAYAEYIRVPARTILVNTQEIPPHVTYEEAAITEPLACVLHGAEEAGIKLGDTVAIIGAGPIGLLHLLTAKKLGAERIIISDLLEERLEFARKLGASETINAKTEDTVERVKQLTNGYGANVVVEAIGLPGTWEQALKMVCKGGTVLEFGGCLPGTEIRMSTELLHYGEVTVRGAFHATPIHFKKALNLIASGTLNVKPLITRRMPLEEIREAFWGLATLKADVKIAIIP; this is encoded by the coding sequence ATGAGCGGTGAGAAAATGAAAGCAGCGATGCTGTTTGGCGTAAAGGATCTTCGAGTCGAAGATGTCGAAAGGCCGAAGATAGGCGCTGGAGAAGTTCTAGTCAAGATTGAAACCGCAACAACTTGCGGTACAGATTTGAAGATTTTTCAGAGAGGATACGTGGAGAAAGTAATTACGTTGCCAACAATTTTTGGGCATGAATGGGCTGGCAATGTTGTAGAGATTAGTGAAGGTGTAACGTGGCCTAAAGAGGGCATGCGGATTCGAGCGGGAAACAGTGCTCCTTGTCTGCGGTGTAAGATGTGCCAGAAGGGAAGATATAACTTGTGCGAAGATATGCTTTGGCTCTGGGGTGCCTACGCCGAATATATTCGAGTTCCAGCTCGCACAATTTTGGTCAATACGCAGGAAATTCCCCCTCACGTCACTTATGAAGAAGCTGCGATAACCGAGCCTTTGGCTTGTGTTCTCCATGGTGCTGAAGAAGCCGGTATAAAGCTTGGCGACACTGTAGCGATAATTGGCGCAGGACCAATCGGTCTTCTCCATCTACTTACTGCTAAGAAACTCGGTGCAGAAAGGATAATCATAAGCGATTTGCTCGAAGAAAGACTTGAGTTTGCTAGAAAACTTGGAGCAAGCGAAACAATAAACGCCAAAACTGAAGATACTGTGGAGAGAGTCAAGCAACTAACAAACGGTTACGGTGCAAATGTAGTAGTAGAAGCTATAGGTTTGCCCGGTACGTGGGAGCAAGCATTGAAAATGGTGTGTAAAGGCGGTACCGTGCTTGAATTTGGCGGTTGCCTACCTGGAACCGAAATTAGGATGAGTACTGAGTTGTTGCATTATGGAGAAGTAACTGTGAGGGGAGCCTTCCACGCAACCCCTATCCATTTTAAGAAAGCGTTGAACCTTATAGCGTCTGGAACATTAAATGTAAAGCCGCTCATCACTAGGCGAATGCCATTGGAAGAAATTCGAGAAGCATTTTGGGGTCTCGCCACGTTAAAAGCTGACGTAAAAATTGCTATAATCCCCTGA
- a CDS encoding CTP synthase — protein sequence MVKYIFITGGVLSSVGKGIVTSSAGKMLQTRGVKVTAIKVDPYVNVDAGTMNPYMHGEVYVTDDGGETDLDLGWYERFLDLNLTMNNNVTTGMVYQTVIKKERRGDYLGHCVQIIPHVTDEIKRRIRNVAKKSKVDVVLTECGGTVGDIEGLPFLEAIRQMRLEEGYENTLYIHVALVPLLDVTGEMKTKPLQHSVNELRRIGIQPDTIVARSRRMIDAEARRKIALFGTIPENAVFCSYNVQSIYEVPLILDEQGMGDFIQDRLHIPEQKPKWNKWKEFVNAISKPRYEIKIVLVGKYAGLVDSYVSMNEAFRHAGAEFQISVSVDHVEAEKFKKHPEKLVTLKNYDGVFVPYGFGPRGAEGKIAATQFARENNIPFLGICYGFQLAVVEFARHVCGLDANSTEIDSSTAFPVIDLMPEQHGVDIKGATMRLGAHKIIVHKETLAYSLYQSEEIYERHRHRYEVNPEHRPTLENHGLVFSGRSVDGRRMEILELPEKFFFFASQFHGEFKSRPAKPDPEYYGFVKACLDKKLGRAKVEF from the coding sequence ATGGTAAAATACATTTTCATCACTGGCGGCGTGCTTTCTTCCGTAGGTAAAGGCATTGTCACATCCTCGGCAGGGAAGATGCTGCAAACCAGAGGCGTCAAAGTCACAGCTATTAAGGTTGATCCATACGTGAACGTTGACGCAGGCACCATGAATCCATATATGCACGGCGAAGTCTACGTCACAGATGATGGGGGAGAAACCGACCTCGATTTAGGCTGGTACGAAAGATTCTTAGATTTAAACCTGACCATGAACAACAATGTTACAACAGGTATGGTTTATCAGACAGTGATTAAGAAAGAACGAAGAGGCGATTATCTTGGTCATTGCGTCCAAATAATCCCCCACGTTACAGATGAAATTAAACGACGAATTCGAAATGTAGCCAAAAAGTCTAAGGTAGATGTTGTGTTAACTGAGTGCGGCGGCACTGTAGGCGACATAGAAGGCTTACCATTTCTCGAAGCCATAAGGCAGATGCGCCTCGAAGAAGGATATGAAAACACTCTTTACATTCACGTGGCGTTGGTTCCACTACTTGACGTTACAGGAGAGATGAAAACCAAACCGTTACAGCATAGTGTAAACGAACTCCGCCGCATCGGTATACAACCAGATACGATCGTGGCGCGGTCAAGAAGAATGATCGACGCCGAAGCAAGGCGAAAAATCGCTCTTTTCGGAACTATACCCGAAAACGCTGTTTTCTGCTCTTATAACGTTCAATCCATCTACGAGGTTCCGCTGATATTAGATGAGCAAGGGATGGGTGATTTCATACAAGACCGTCTACATATCCCCGAGCAGAAACCTAAATGGAACAAATGGAAAGAATTCGTCAACGCCATTTCGAAACCACGTTATGAAATCAAAATTGTGTTAGTTGGCAAATATGCCGGTTTAGTAGACAGTTATGTAAGCATGAATGAAGCGTTTAGACATGCTGGTGCAGAATTTCAAATCAGCGTATCTGTGGACCATGTAGAAGCAGAGAAGTTCAAGAAACACCCAGAAAAGCTTGTGACTCTCAAAAATTATGATGGCGTATTCGTCCCCTATGGCTTCGGTCCAAGAGGTGCTGAAGGTAAAATCGCTGCCACCCAGTTTGCAAGAGAAAACAACATACCGTTCTTAGGAATATGCTATGGTTTCCAACTGGCAGTGGTGGAATTTGCTAGACATGTATGTGGACTCGATGCAAATAGTACCGAAATCGATTCATCCACGGCTTTCCCTGTGATTGACCTCATGCCAGAGCAGCATGGAGTAGATATAAAGGGGGCCACAATGCGGCTTGGCGCTCACAAAATAATTGTTCACAAAGAAACCTTAGCTTACTCTTTATACCAATCTGAAGAGATTTACGAACGCCACCGCCACAGATACGAGGTCAACCCTGAGCATAGACCAACCTTGGAGAATCATGGCTTAGTCTTTTCAGGCAGAAGTGTTGACGGTAGAAGAATGGAAATCTTGGAACTGCCAGAAAAATTCTTCTTTTTTGCGTCTCAATTTCATGGAGAATTCAAAAGTCGTCCCGCTAAGCCCGATCCAGAATATTATGGATTCGTAAAAGCTTGCTTAGATAAAAAACTTGGAAGAGCTAAAGTAGAGTTTTAA
- a CDS encoding flippase-like domain-containing protein: MNERRRILFKTVPLLVIGLLAFILYLTLFVNIPEMIGVIQRANMLIYSLAALVLILETFFFTLTWQYLLLPLSIKIPLKKTFVYVWIGMFTDLLIPAESVSGEITKAYLMSKEPNVNSGKVIASLVSQRMLGTISTIVALLLGFLGLLSLNYSVPGLMLQILVIMTTLSAVAFAFLVIICVKEKLTERLINAVMRFVERVSRGRFKLEHFQTTIVDALRAFYKSLRIFSSTPAKLIPPIFFYALTWLSSIAIVFLVFVSIGYLEPNIPILLLKIVVIYTLMIAIKSIPIGVPAEVGLPDIIMITLFVLFAIPPDTSAAATILIRILTVWLRLLIGFAAVQWFGVKSLMESGVFGKPKDKI; the protein is encoded by the coding sequence ATGAACGAAAGACGTAGAATACTGTTTAAAACTGTTCCTCTTCTCGTAATTGGTCTTTTGGCTTTCATCCTTTACTTAACCCTATTCGTCAATATTCCAGAAATGATAGGTGTAATTCAACGCGCGAATATGCTAATTTACTCTTTGGCCGCATTAGTGCTCATCTTGGAAACGTTCTTTTTCACTTTGACTTGGCAATACCTCTTACTGCCTTTGTCAATTAAAATTCCTCTAAAGAAGACTTTTGTGTATGTGTGGATTGGCATGTTTACTGATCTTCTTATTCCAGCGGAATCTGTTAGCGGAGAGATAACTAAAGCCTATTTAATGTCAAAAGAACCAAATGTCAATTCGGGGAAGGTTATTGCCTCTCTTGTCAGTCAACGAATGTTAGGCACAATTTCGACTATTGTCGCCCTCCTCTTAGGGTTTCTGGGGTTACTGTCCCTTAATTATTCTGTGCCAGGTCTAATGCTTCAAATCCTTGTAATTATGACTACCCTAAGTGCAGTTGCTTTTGCATTCTTGGTGATAATTTGTGTCAAGGAGAAATTGACAGAGCGGTTGATTAACGCTGTAATGCGTTTTGTAGAGCGTGTCTCAAGGGGACGTTTTAAACTGGAGCATTTTCAAACTACAATAGTTGACGCGCTAAGAGCTTTTTATAAATCGTTAAGAATTTTTAGTTCGACCCCAGCAAAACTGATTCCGCCAATATTCTTTTATGCCCTAACATGGCTTTCTAGCATTGCAATTGTTTTCCTAGTTTTCGTTTCAATAGGCTACTTGGAGCCAAATATACCAATTCTTTTGCTGAAAATAGTTGTTATATATACTCTTATGATTGCAATAAAATCAATTCCTATAGGTGTCCCCGCTGAGGTAGGACTACCCGACATTATCATGATAACGCTGTTTGTTCTATTTGCCATACCACCAGATACTAGCGCGGCTGCCACTATTCTCATAAGGATTTTAACTGTGTGGTTGAGATTACTCATTGGGTTCGCTGCAGTCCAATGGTTCGGTGTGAAAAGTTTGATGGAAAGTGGAGTATTTGGGAAACCGAAGGACAAGATATGA